From Granulimonas faecalis:
CATGGGCCCTAACTGCAGATTCAGAGTCATTTGTGGGTTCTCGGGCCCGGCGTGCCCCAAACGGGTTACTATGCACGCAGTGGTTCAAGTCATGGCCCTCGACCCGGCCGAGAGGCTCGGTCCGGGAGGGGCCGCGAAAGGAGAAGCGCATGGCAGTCAAGGTTGCGATTAACGGTTTCGGTCGCATCGGCCGTCTGGCCTTCCGTCAGATGTTCGGCCACGAGGGCTCCGAGATCGTCGCGATCAACGATCTCACCAGCCCCGACATGCTGGCCTACCTGCTCAAGTACGACTCGACCCAGGGCAACTACGCCCGCGACCACAAGGTCGAGGCCGGCGAGGACTCCATTACCGTCGACGGCAAGACCATCAAGATCTACAAGGAGGCCGACGCCCACAACCTGCCGTGGGGCGATCTCGACGTCGACGTCGTCCTCGAGTGCACCGGCTTCTACACCTCCAAGGCCAAGGCCCAGGCCCACATCGACGCCGGCGCCAAGAAGGTCGTCATCTCCGCTCCCGCGGGCAACGACCTCCCCACCATCGTCTACAACGTCAACCATGACATCCTGACCGCGGACGACGACATCATCTCCGCCGCCTCCTGCACCACCAACTGCCTCGCCCCGATGGCCAAGGCCCTGAACGACTACGCCCCCATCAAGAGCGGCATCATGGCCACCATCCACGCCTACACCGGCGACCAGATGATTCTCGACGGCCCCCAGCGCAAGGGCGACAAGCGCCGCAGCCGCGCCGGCGCCGTCAACATCGTCCCCAACTCCACCGGTGCCGCCAAGGCCATCGGCCTGGTGATCCCCGAGCTCAACGGCAAGCTCATCGGTGCCGCCCAGCGCGTGCCCGTGCCCACCGGCTCCACCACCCTCCTGTTTGCCGTGGTCGAGTCCGACAAGGAGGTCACCGTCGACTCCATCAACGCCGCCATGAAGGCCGCGTCTGACCCCGAGACCTTCGGCTACAACGAGGACCAGATCGTCTCCACCGACATCGTGGGCATGACCTACGGCTCGCTCTTCGACGCCACCCAGACCATGGTCCAGGATCTCGGCGACGGTCAGTACCTCGTGCAGGTCGTCTCTTGGTACGACAACGAGAACTCCTACACCTCCCAGATGGTCCGCACCATCAAGTACTTCGAGAAGTTCGTCGCCTAAAGCGGCACCTTCCCAGCGTCTCGCGGCCGTGAGGCGCCCATAGCGTCAGCCAGGGGCGCGGACGAGGCCCGAAGCCCAGTCCGCGCCCCTTCCATTGCAAACCGATAAGGAGGAGTCCCATGGCGTTCACCAAGAAGACCGTCAAGGACGTCGACGTCGACGGCAAGCGCGTCCTCATGCGCGTCGACTTCAACGTGCCGCTGGCCGACGGCGTCGTCACCGACGACACCCGCATCAAGG
This genomic window contains:
- the gap gene encoding type I glyceraldehyde-3-phosphate dehydrogenase, whose product is MAVKVAINGFGRIGRLAFRQMFGHEGSEIVAINDLTSPDMLAYLLKYDSTQGNYARDHKVEAGEDSITVDGKTIKIYKEADAHNLPWGDLDVDVVLECTGFYTSKAKAQAHIDAGAKKVVISAPAGNDLPTIVYNVNHDILTADDDIISAASCTTNCLAPMAKALNDYAPIKSGIMATIHAYTGDQMILDGPQRKGDKRRSRAGAVNIVPNSTGAAKAIGLVIPELNGKLIGAAQRVPVPTGSTTLLFAVVESDKEVTVDSINAAMKAASDPETFGYNEDQIVSTDIVGMTYGSLFDATQTMVQDLGDGQYLVQVVSWYDNENSYTSQMVRTIKYFEKFVA